CTAATGGTGTTCAGAGGATCGATTTCTCAttcaatttgaatcagttcTTCAAAGTAGTAAAATGACTATGTGGATGTGTGTAGTTATGACGGTTCTATCAATGTTTCGAGCCAACCCTAACGCAAGATTGAAGAGCtgtcataaaattatgaaaccTAAAGAATCGTTTGAATATTAAGACGCTGTCGTTTATTGGCTTGTCGTGTCAGCTTGATTGCTTTGTTATTTCCTATTATCTTTCAATCGTGCTTTTGTCGTCATAGTGTTGCAATCAACGAACATTTTAGTTATATAAGCTAACAAATTCCTTGTAGTACAATCAATTATAAACAATTTCACGAAGAGTTTTGGAGATACTTCAATCCTCAATAATACAAATTATTGCACACAAAAGAATCTAAAGAAATAATCAATAGCCTTCTTCTTTAGATTACAGTCATAAATATTCCCTTAAAGAGGCGCTGcaatcagcgttgccaggttgccagatttgtctggcaaatgccagattttcctcatttcgccagacactcaaactaaccagatcttttgccagattttccaaattttcccagacTTAGTCAGATCTtactagatctttacggttttggcctctatacgatatgtggggcgaccttttttttttgctcactgaaaatgaagcccggcaaaaatttccttgtatataggaagacccagacaaatccagataaatttttgagttttgacagatttttgaaaaaataacctggcaactctggctGCAATCATTTTTACTGCTGTACCTGATGATCCCTTTTATTATCTTCAATTGTCATCTGATCCAAGTGAGCCCACGCATTTGTAAAATAAACAGATAAATGAGAATGAAAACCCGCAATTAAACGATAGATTACTATCATCTGGACTTCTTAGCGGcaagaaaaagtaaaaaatctaCTTGCTGGGGGGAGATTGGGGTGGGTGCAAATTATTGTTCGATTGATAGACACTCACCGCGCCGTCCCACGCAAACGTTCGATCGAAAGGTCACTCGTTAGGGGGCAACCCGCTTTGTCGTCCAGTGCCGATTCCGTACAGGACAGGACACAACTAATCGAGTGACACACCTTTCCGATTGGAATAGTCTTACAACGGCATCCGTTCTGACTGGATCTTCtttgttttgtttcattttatgGTTCCGCAGGGTAATGGAGCAGGATCGACACTCGGTTGCGGCGGAGATTCATCCGGACGAACAGATACCGTTCGAGGACCACGATTTTGTGGCCCACTTTCAGCGCGTTTCGATCTCTGGCGAAGACACCAGCGGGGTTCCACTGGACGACCTGGAACGGGCCTCTACCCTGCTGGTTAAGGCACTGGAATTGCGGCTCAAGTACATGTGGAACTCGCATCAAACCTTCCCGCAGACGACGGCACGGTTCCTCAAGTCGTCCCATCCGGAACGGTACACCCACCAGAGTAAGATGTCCATTGAAGGTGAGTGGCTCACTTAACAAAAGTGGCCTATTTTTGACAGTAAGCTTCTTCctattattattttcaaatcTTCTTTCAATTTATATCTTCCTAATAAACTTATATTTTCGTGCATATCTGTcgtcaatattttgttttttgttcttgGCATTGACGGCGGCTCTACTGTTCGTTTATCAACGGGCTTAATCATGCTTTTTACGGTTAGTCTATGGTTTGAGAGTGAAATGTTGGTttgattgtttgtttttttttgttcatattcgGTTGAGCGTGCGATGGGTAGCTCAGATCACCCTGCATGTCAAATAAAACTGCAATGAAAGTTAAAACCTGCATTACGTTTCTAATCGAATTGGTAACAAAATctatttttagtttatttttaaattgcaccTTTGTTGCAACCTATATATGTCGTATTTAATTTACCACCTAATAGCAAATTTCGTATCCCCCATCACTCGCATCAATGACACGctatgatttttgatttttgacgtTAGGTTCGAAATGATTTATTTGACATCAAATTTATTCAGTGATCActttaaccctttcacgaccataagaaatgtgtcagtacaagacaatattttagctattgggggtgtaaattaagagaatatcaccagaaaaacatagcagggtacataagtttcctataatttcatgggaaatacttttccctatgattctgggaaattaataaaagaagagttgggtttattatatcgtaatttaatttattgctttaattgctttcactatcagaatagtaaaatgaatgatttcatgtacttgtggacgttgcacataatacatttattatgtgttctattttctatacgtcattttgcacaaactttttagtgcaataaagattgatagttctttttactttttCGTTCAAAAACACATTTGTcaccttggaaataagttttctttaacattcaacagaaaaacatcgattttaTAGTAATTGCagaatctataacgatttttatagaagagAAACATGTTTCCCTTGAGCGTTAAAGGGTTAACAAGTCTCATACATATCAGTTTTCCCATCTTTTGTCGAAGAAGGTCTATGTTGTATCACAATTTACTAATACAAAATAACCTTCGGTGTATCATAGAATTAAACGTCAAAATTCAATAAGTACACAGAAAAAAGTACCTACAATAGAATCCAACCACTTAGTGAAAATAACTTACTAGTGGGTAGATATTACTCTCCCCTTAGTATATTTTTGCAAGTGCCTTAAGGAAATTACTTCCCGCTTGTGAGAACTTCTGGCAGCCGGTAGAAGCCTGGCAAGATTCtggcagctgtcaaaattttgcaggTTAAATTGCGTCATTCCCTCATCACGTCACGTCTGACAAGAACGCTCTTCCTTCTTTTCTtctgttcgacttcatttgatattcgtcaatcctgcaTGTACATCCGAAAATGAAAACGAGTCTTGAGACCAGGTAAATGAGATCTAAATACTGGTACTTTAAGAGAAGTAGCTTTGCATACCATGTTTGGTAGTGCAAAAGCTATGTTATTGCTCTTTATTCGAActtctaatttaaaaaaaaaaacaaacggctctaaaatgaagaaccgattcaaaacagtTCTGGCagtcttgtatggcaaaaatTCGGAAGAAACGCAACCGTTAATAACTAGGTGAAATTCTCTgccagaaacggttgttgcattgctgCCAGATTTCTTTTGTAATTCTGCCAGCACTCCGGCAAAACCTTCTGGCAGACGCTGCCAGGCATCTGGGAAGAAATCTGCCAGGCACACGCAAGCGGGAACCTTCTTGTCTATTTGTCGGGAGCATACTTTTCGAATTAtttaccctcttagaaaaaaaagttcaacggtggtccttcattggtccaatacgttggatcattggtccaatgaaagtccaatcaattgttcaacgggaggccaacacgggaccttcgtttgccgattttgaaacagatcgTTGATTTGGCCAGTCTgccacgttttttcttagcaggagcatctgctgtataagcagctagatgtttggccaaaactttggcttgctttgtctcgacagcagcctgcatatcactgacaatttttcacgatttgtcgaaaaaatgagGTGTCGgtagccgaaatcggtagactttttgaaaatgacaaaaaaatctttggttgtgcaaattttgatagcatccttTATTAAATCACAAAATAGATCTATTTcttctcataaatattcaaaccACTTACCTtcccgattgatgctcttctatttatgatactataaaaaaaagtcagaaaaaacttttgtgttgattttcacgcaattaaaatttggttttgagcgcagcaaaaagtagaAGCGTcggtttgctttggtatttggCACacaaagaacgtgctgctattacacacacatgacatttgtccgaatgacgctatctactttctgtcaaaagttacggtggggtgccggcaatcgaacaccttcccctaccgGTAGTAGGACTAGGATAAAATTCAGTAGATAAAtcatgggactatcaatggtttgttTGGTTACATAAGGTTACATAAGAGGtaggctatgaaaaaaaaattcttgaaactgaCATTTCTACTCTAAGCACACTACCTCCGGAAGCAGGGTTTaaaccgaatgaaaattgggatattcttctggtatcttaagacctttcatttgaatataagtttgagaaaattggctcagccatcttcgagaaaagtgaatacacacacacacacacacacacacacacacacacacacacacacacacacacacacacacacacacacacacacacacacacacatacacacacacacagaaatttgctcagttcgtcgacctgaatcgaatggtatatgacattcgaccttctgggcctcggtttaaaagtcggtttttgcagtgattgtatatctTTTCTACAAAAGGCAAAAACTAAGAGCTGCGATAATTATGATTtgcatttttaataaattttttaccCTTCATAAAGAATTGACAGGAAAGTTAGACCTGAAGGCTGAAACAGCGGTGGTTTTTTAATAAGTTGTCAAAACCATCTTTGAAGACTGTTTGCTGCTCAATAACAGAACACAAATTACTAATGGAATGTTAATATCCTTCGTTCAAACTTGCAATGAAACAGAATAAATATATTTGGGAACGACACTCTACTTGCCTCCGAAAACAAAATTACGGATATCTTCACGGAAAAAATCCGACGTTCAGTATCAACTCTATACCAATATTTGAAATAGACGAAATTGTTTTTCCCAAGCACAAAAAGAATAAGAGCTGAAGATAAAAACGCTACCGAATATCGCATAAAACCAACAACGTTTTCTATTATTGTTATAGTTCAGTCCCAAAGGAGTTTGAAAACATGACAACCACAGCggaaattaatataaaaatcgtaccatgtgaaaaaaaacttgttaaaaGGCGAATACACTTTGAAAGTGGTATGAAAAGTAAAGGGCGGATTGGAAATGTCACAGTCCTAatcggattgacgtgaatacgaataatttCCTCTAGTTTAATGCATATGagacaaacaataaaaaagcctttcaccaattatttttaaatgtcaaaatgaaaaatggCGGAGGCTCAAAGAAGAAAATCCACAATATTGTTTCTGTAACTGTATTCTGTATGTGGAACTGCATTCTGAACCGAGAACTATACACAGgagctgaattcttgatactggaactaaGCTATGGACCTGAACCAATCGAAATGATGTGCATAAGATGAACTTGGTTTTCATTCAGTTGAATCGGCTTCGCAAGTTAGAATGAACAAAGCATATCGAGTGTTAACCTTGGTAACGTAGAAATGTCGCTTACtgtctcaaaaccgtcgtcgtgGGTACGAGAAAGGCTAATATGTTATGAGCTTTCcaatttgatactcgttgataatatacatttcagaaaattttaattatgaattatttgtggttatgtcatacaactgaaagttttatcataaattgatggtcatattttcgatggcatgtaacaaaaattatgttgaaatGTTAGATccgacaagagatattcacgatcaaaaacttatcactctcccagagtgGAAATTTCAAAAAGTAAAACGTATTCACGTCAGACTTACATTCTAATATATCTCTTTAAAAAGAGACGAAGATGTATAGAATTGGGATATTGTGAGTTATTTTGcatttagaaaatattttatgaCGATTTAAGctgatgttgatgatgatgataaaataaatatttattttgaatattatCAGTAAAGGTTATTGTTTTTaagttataattttgaaattacgtaCAATATACTTTGATTACATTTTGCTCCATCCGCGAATAGAATAAAATCCTTCTTCTTCCATTGCGagtagattgaaattcgatcaaTGATATATTGATATATCAATATTGATACACACATGGTTAATTAACTAAAGCTTTTGTTCCAATCTGTATTAAGATCCCTCAATTTAAGACAGATTTAAGACAGATAAATCTTCACTAAAACGCAGATTGCTTATCGACTGCTACATTGCTGTTAAGCAAATGATCAACTCACTTTGACAAAACAAGGCGCATCTCACACGCATTGCTGAGTTTTCGGTAATTGAATATCCATAGTCCATAGTTAGTTACGCACTTCAAACACAGTGTGAACCTCATTTTATCATTAactttcggctgaaaagttcgtatcgtttaatagaaacacatttttttgccaaaattcatttttattattcaacataactgccatcagaggcgatacagcgattatagcgatcttccaacttttcgataccatttttgtagtacgatttgtcctttgcctcaaaataagcctcagtttcagcgattacctcttcattgcttctacattttttaccagcgagcattctcttgaggtctgagaacagaaaaaagtcactggggggcaaatctggagaatacggtggatgagagagcaattcgaagcccaattcgttcaatttcagcatggttttcatcgacttgtgacattgtaattgtgagctcacgcggcacccattttgcacaaagctttctcatatccaaatattcgtgaataatatgtccaacacgtttctttgatatctttagggtgtcagctatctcgatcaacttcactttacggtcattgaaaatcattgtgtggatttttttcacgttttcatcggtaacagcctcttttggacgtccactgcgttcatcgtcttcggtgctcatatgaccagtacgaaattttgcaaaccacttacgaattgttgcttcgcccggtgcagagtctggataacactcatcaagccatttttgtcgtgaatacgacttactttactatggggtgccttttcaaaatttaccctctgagagagtgataagtttttgatcgtgaatatctattgttgtatctaatgaatcaacataattcttgcgacatgccatcggaaatatgatcacaattttatgataaaattttcagttttgtgacatagtctcaaataattcaaaattaaacttttctgaaatgtttggtataaacgagtatcaaagaggataattcataaggcgcgtttgcctttctcgtatttttaaagctcatagctcagtgatctgtgaaaggatttatataatctaactaccagtagaatcgaaacttttcaatttaaacgtgtatagcaaaagcattgaagtatttcaatagtacaccattgaaaaacctgtctcatttgctccatgtcaacaccagccaatcagaacgcgttctaaggaggagaacaaaatatctgctgctgaacaacaaatcgtccgggaaaaatgttcggaaaagtggtgaatatcgcagtgagttcctcaatttggtccttgtgaatgctagaaacgaatccctacggcatattgatagtttctttcaataaattatgcaaatccgaaatgaaataatcgacaataaaattctgtatgcggctatttttatagccgttaggaccgcccattattgaaaaagctacaaacgaaatcaggtagaaacaagcctctcaacaaaacttgaatcagtttggattgtatcgccactgcgagcagatgtgttttgtgtcgtctgcacgctttcgacaagagcgattacgtcacagctgccagtcattagcattgggaaaaaaacaacggtggagagcattgcacaagatcagccgttctaatggctctaaaagttttctaaagaactattaggatttgttgtttgcaaatcgtagggaaatatcctcagtttactgcaaatcaagaacagtttgcttagatttgtgcacttttcgctgtgtgaaactcacagtaatcgagatcaagtgaagccttctttgtttttgcgaaaaatgtgaaaaaggggaatgcgtgcataattcatacaattgatcggaagtgttaaggaacatgtcagttgttttcgtattcacgacatccagttatgtctctgacattacccacccgccttttttggtatcggcggcacttttttttcatcaaaaagtagtgtttcatcaacacacgaaattcctttttttccattttttccacaataacaaaagtagcttcactcaaaatgcaatatttcataaactaataatcagacagctgtcaaatttatacacgtatcttttgaaggttggtactaactgaaaatggtatggatttaattctagtggcgccctctcatagaaacgatacgaactttttagccgatctgttagtataCTTTTACCCTAGGGCAAAATTACTAACGTTCGAAGGATGTATCCTAGTTGGTAACATATAAGTGAAACGTTCCAGCAGTCTGTGAAATAATTCAGAATCTACACTGAATAAAAAAGTTCTAAATTGAATGTGGGTCTAAATACCGTCGGTCATTTTGGTTTCTAATATCGAGAACGGAAATAGCTAAATAGAACACTTTCACAGACTCAAACTTTATATGGAAGAGAACATAATAACGAAAGCAATCTGATGACCTTACTCAGTGATCTAAACAGATATAACTTTTCCCAGTGAACCTGTCTGGAATCCTACCCGGAAACTTTAGGGCTACGGTCCTGAGGTCATGAAACTGATTCAGAATATTTGTCACAGCTTTTATAAAATAGCATGTATTGAAACGAATCCTGTGAAGTATCAAAACAAACCACCGTCCAAACCTTCCAAATCCAGCCACTAAAGAATAATTATCTGGCTTCCTTTTGTATTCTGTATTAATTCGGATGTTCGTTGTTTCGTTAAGCTTACCCTGTATATTGCCCGAAACATCTCCTTTCCAGTTTATACAAATTGTAAAATCTTTAGTTGACAAGTTTTCTTGTTTATCAAGTTATCAACAATCGGCAATGAATTTAACACgtacacaattttcaatttgttaCCTGTTTAATCAATCTTCGGTTTTTCCGCTGTTTCAGACCACCCAGTCAATCCTCCCCAGAACACCGAGTCACCGTGGCTCATCGAGTTCCCGAACGACTGCAACTACACGATCCGCTCGAACAATGGCGTCTTCGAGGTGTTCCGAGATGCCGAAAGTACGGTACCGTTCCCGTTCGAGTATACCAAACTGCCGGACTTCGTGCAGGACATGCAGATGATGTGTTCGATGATCGCCGACGGTCCGTTGAAGTCGTTCTGCTACCGCAGATTAAGCTACCTCTACTCCAAATTTCAGCTGCACGTACTGCTGAATGAATTGCGCGAGCTGGCTTCGCAGAAAGCTGTACCGCACCGGGATTTCTACAACATCCGCAAGGTGGACACGCATATTCACGCTGCCAGCTGCATGAACCAGAAGCATTTGCTGCGATTTATCAAGAAAACGTTGAAGAAAAACGCAGACGAAGTGGTGACCGTCACCAAAGGTGAACAGATGACACTGGCACAGGTGTTTCAGTCGATGAATTTGACCACGTACGATTTGACGGTGGACATGCTCGATGTGCATGCCGACCGAAACACGTTTCATCGGTTCGACAAGTTCAATGCCAAGTACAATCCGATCGGAGAGTCTCGACTGAGAGAAGTGTTCCTCAAAACGGACAACTATTTGAATGGAAAGTATTTTGCTAATATCATTAAAGAGGTCGCTAGTGATTTCGAAGAGAGCAAGTATCAGAACGCTGAACTGCGACTGTCAATCTACGGTAAGTCACCGGATGAATGGCACAAACTGGCAAAATGGGCCATAGACGGTGATGTTTACTCGGACAACATTCGCTGGTTGATACAGATTCCCAGACTTTAGTAAGTCATTTTGTGACATCACAGAGaatatttgaaactaatttgttTTTAATGGTTGACTTTCAgtgatatttttaaaacaaacaaactgaTGAGCTCGTTCCAGCAAATTATAGACAATGTATTCAAACCACTTTTCGATGCAACGAACAATCCTAGCCAGTTCCCGGAATTGCACAAGTTCCTACAGTACGTGATTGGATTCGATTCAGTGGACGACGAGTCGAAACCGGAGAATCCTCTGTTCGACGGAGATGTGACGACCCCCGACCAGTGGACAGATGACGAGAATCCTCCGTACGCGTATTACATTTACTACATGTATGCCAACATGACCGTGCTGAACCACTTCCGTACGGAGCGTGGCATGAACACATTTGTCCTGAGACCACACTGTGGAGAAGCAGGTCCAGTACAGCATTTAGTTTGCGGTTATCTAATGGCGGAGAACATTTCCCACGGTTTGCTATTGAGAAAGGTACCGGTGCTGCAATATCTCTACTATCTCGCACAAATTGGTAAGGGTTCATTTGATGATCGGCGTCATTTGctgatttttttaacttaaatTCTCACATTTTACCAGGTATTGCCATGTCACCGCTATCGAATAACTCACTCTTTCTAAACTACGACCGAAATCCATTCCCGGAGTACTTGGCAAGAGGATTAGCGGTGTCACTGTCGACTGATGACCCGCTACAGTTCCATTACACCAAGGTAATTAATTGGCAATCCGTGACACTATTTTTTGGTGCATCATGATCAAGTTGTAATATTTTCCAGGAACCACTCATGGAAGAGTATAGCATTGCGGCGCAGGTGTGGAAACTGAGTTCGTGTGACATGTGCGAACTGGCGCGGAACAGCGTGCTGATGAGTGGATTCCCGCACAAAATGAAACAGCATTGGCTGGGACCAAATTATACCCGCGAAGGCGTTGCCGGAAACGATATCACGCGTACTAATGTGCCGGACATTCGGGTTGCCTTCCGCCACGAGTCGTTGGTGGATGAGCTgtccaacattttcaaagttCACAGTGAGCTTACGTTGGAGTTGGTCGATTGAGGCATATGGTATGATTGCGGTTGCCATCCACGCGACAGGGGAGggattgaaatattgagaaTCTTTTGAAGTCGTATTTCCATGATTGGATGAGAATATACTGGTAAAGTAATTGGATGACTTTTTAAGCACAGCACGTACctcaaaatatttattattaatttttttgttgagaTGAATTTATCGTTTGTTAGGCTATTGTGCACGTGTAATGTGTTTTCGACGTCTGTCAAAGAGGACGTTTGATGTTTCAAATTGTGTATTGTCAAAAAGTTCCCAACGTTTAGTGAAGAAGCATAAAAAAAGTATAAATTTCCTGTTGTATCCCTTATAATAACGGATCATAATATGTTATGTGATTGGAAGtaatatattcaaattaatTAATTCAAAACGTTGATTGATGGTTCTTAATTTATATTCTAAAATATCCGAAAATTCACTGTTAAGTAACGTTACCATACAAAAATGCcaattttctcgaacaattttctgcaaAAACGATAAAAGAAATGGTTTGTTTATAATCCATTTTAGTATAACTCCCGCTCAGTGAAACATTCCCCACAGTTTCAATACCACAGTATATATACAGGTTTGCATACACTCTGATTTACAATTACCACTCGAATTGTTTGTAGTATTGTTCTGTTATAGTTTTGCAGCAAAATACTGTTTAAAATTATTTGAGCGTGCTGATACAACTGTTTAATCGACAGTGTCaaaagaaacagaaaaaaaacattataaatGTTTTGCGTTGCTCTCGTTTCATTCGTTCAACGTTGATTTCAACTCTATCGATTAATGTAAATCTAATGGATTTGATGCCATCCTAGAGAAGACCTGCCGCTCTATCCAATTGAACTACAGCTGTATTCGAGTTAGTCATGCATTTTTCCTCATAATATATTCCACATTTGTGCCACTTTACACAAATTACAAAACTCAGAAGTTTATTCTAACGGTTTGTAGCAAGTAAAAAATTATCTTCGAGTATGATGTACAGTTGGgacaaaataatatattttatgtATTCGACGGACTAATAATTATTAAACCGAAGGTGTAGCTGTAATCCTAAAATCTGAATTGGTCAGATCAATATACAAATGAAGCAATGAGTGTAATATTTACATTTACCAATGTCTATTTATGATAGGTTATCATGTATTACTGTTATATTTGGTATAAAAAAATTGATGTTATGTTCCATAGAAGATAGAGCTACTCTAAATGTGGTTTAGAATAATCCAGTTGGACTGACGCGaaataaaacttttgaattcgcCTATTTATTACAGCAGGTGGTTGGAGAATTATTAAAAAAGCCATATAAAACTATATTACAACGATAATAGCCATAGTGAATTCATGTCATATGGTTCAGCAGAAGTACTTTATCATTATTTTAATCACCTGCCATTTTTTGTTACTACAGCATATTATAAAATAACCATATACTATATTGTAACCAGTGTTTATGGTTGAATCAAACACATACCATAACAAATGAGGTTACCACAACACAaaagatttttatataatttgaactaTACCAGTTGCTATTTTTAATTATGCGGGTCGTTTGTTAAATTCTGGAGgctgcagaacaagcccaaaccaaacgatttcttggcccatcgtctaacagaaggcctccaaacccttggtgggacgaaGAGTGCTCAGTTGCTAAACAcgtgaaacaaaatgctttcaagacgtttttaaaacgaggaggaggaactcctcagaattttgaaaaattcttgactttagaaaccaagtataagagcatacttagggccaagaaatgtagctattggagacattttgtcgaaggtttgtcaagagaaacctcaatgaacactctttggaatacggccagacgaatgagaaatcgtaacgtaggaaatgaaagtgaggaatactcgaaccgatggatatttgattttgcaaggaaaatttgtccagattctgttcctacgtatAACATAGCATTATTCGGGAGTctactccaaataatggttccattgatagccccttttcaattatggaattttccatagaactcatgtcttgtaacaataacgctcatgggttggacagaattaaattcaacttggtgaagaatctgcccgatatCGCtcaaagacgtttgttggaattgttcaacaagtctcttgagcaaaatattgttccacctgactggaggcaagtgaaagttatcgccattcaaaagccggggaaactagcttccaatcacaactcatatagaccaatTTCCATGTTGAActagaaaattgtttgaaaaacatTATTCTTCGACATCTCGGCACTAGGGTCGCgatgaacggtttgttgtcagatactcagtttggcttccgtagaaataaagggacgaatgattgccttgcattactttcatctgacatccaaattgctttcactcaaaaacaacaaatggcacctgtatttttagacataaaatgagcatttgattcagttttcaataatgttctttcagacaagctccaccaacatggacttccagcgattataaataattatttgcacaaccttttgtcagagaagcgcatgcatttttcacatggcgatttggcaacattcagaattagctacatgggtctcccgcaaggctcatgcctcagtccgctcctctataatttttacgtgaatgatattcaacagctgt
This genomic window from Malaya genurostris strain Urasoe2022 chromosome 1, Malgen_1.1, whole genome shotgun sequence contains:
- the LOC131425804 gene encoding AMP deaminase 2 isoform X2, producing the protein MSARGMLLKVDARRDSSQDLVNMVISPRTPQVLIHDYFAASGQCSESPGGVHNAIGVGAGAAAHSVSQENLAGGLPNEISAPYEVPQFPIEQIEKKLQLQRQLNAKVMEQDRHSVAAEIHPDEQIPFEDHDFVAHFQRVSISGEDTSGVPLDDLERASTLLVKALELRLKYMWNSHQTFPQTTARFLKSSHPERYTHQSKMSIEDHPVNPPQNTESPWLIEFPNDCNYTIRSNNGVFEVFRDAESTVPFPFEYTKLPDFVQDMQMMCSMIADGPLKSFCYRRLSYLYSKFQLHVLLNELRELASQKAVPHRDFYNIRKVDTHIHAASCMNQKHLLRFIKKTLKKNADEVVTVTKGEQMTLAQVFQSMNLTTYDLTVDMLDVHADRNTFHRFDKFNAKYNPIGESRLREVFLKTDNYLNGKYFANIIKEVASDFEESKYQNAELRLSIYGKSPDEWHKLAKWAIDGDVYSDNIRWLIQIPRLYDIFKTNKLMSSFQQIIDNVFKPLFDATNNPSQFPELHKFLQYVIGFDSVDDESKPENPLFDGDVTTPDQWTDDENPPYAYYIYYMYANMTVLNHFRTERGMNTFVLRPHCGEAGPVQHLVCGYLMAENISHGLLLRKVPVLQYLYYLAQIGIAMSPLSNNSLFLNYDRNPFPEYLARGLAVSLSTDDPLQFHYTKEPLMEEYSIAAQVWKLSSCDMCELARNSVLMSGFPHKMKQHWLGPNYTREGVAGNDITRTNVPDIRVAFRHESLVDELSNIFKVHSELTLELVD
- the LOC131425804 gene encoding AMP deaminase 2 isoform X1, with the protein product MNFNKQDSRTLMQILNDQQLIELMKQIGGKECDGNGDDGTVLCSQCSESPGGVHNAIGVGAGAAAHSVSQENLAGGLPNEISAPYEVPQFPIEQIEKKLQLQRQLNAKVMEQDRHSVAAEIHPDEQIPFEDHDFVAHFQRVSISGEDTSGVPLDDLERASTLLVKALELRLKYMWNSHQTFPQTTARFLKSSHPERYTHQSKMSIEDHPVNPPQNTESPWLIEFPNDCNYTIRSNNGVFEVFRDAESTVPFPFEYTKLPDFVQDMQMMCSMIADGPLKSFCYRRLSYLYSKFQLHVLLNELRELASQKAVPHRDFYNIRKVDTHIHAASCMNQKHLLRFIKKTLKKNADEVVTVTKGEQMTLAQVFQSMNLTTYDLTVDMLDVHADRNTFHRFDKFNAKYNPIGESRLREVFLKTDNYLNGKYFANIIKEVASDFEESKYQNAELRLSIYGKSPDEWHKLAKWAIDGDVYSDNIRWLIQIPRLYDIFKTNKLMSSFQQIIDNVFKPLFDATNNPSQFPELHKFLQYVIGFDSVDDESKPENPLFDGDVTTPDQWTDDENPPYAYYIYYMYANMTVLNHFRTERGMNTFVLRPHCGEAGPVQHLVCGYLMAENISHGLLLRKVPVLQYLYYLAQIGIAMSPLSNNSLFLNYDRNPFPEYLARGLAVSLSTDDPLQFHYTKEPLMEEYSIAAQVWKLSSCDMCELARNSVLMSGFPHKMKQHWLGPNYTREGVAGNDITRTNVPDIRVAFRHESLVDELSNIFKVHSELTLELVD